From a single Natronorubrum tibetense GA33 genomic region:
- the priL gene encoding DNA primase regulatory subunit PriL, with amino-acid sequence MQRLHARYPFLEAARDAVATEAVDLATVVEQDEAVVDRARERVVAALEDGETGESRREARVELLSYPVARVLVSMVEENILVRKYARAEAATAYDRFTADLEETTELKSVESTGLDLETLLSEFDLDSDVREIPDGYQIDVGTYLPLAEDCWDDEWRLVNRALADGEVPVSEAELLVLLQEAIRSRIEEGLPFDVPDVIATALEEEEAEIREVLADLELTREIDTVVPDLFPPCMKALLDQIQKGEHLPHHSRFAITAFLANIGMTTDEIVDLYRVNSSFGEEMTRYQTDHIRGDSSPTEYSAPSCATMQSYGDCVNKDDLCERIPHPMAYYEERIDDADDDEVEDWREKGDESQEASGD; translated from the coding sequence ATGCAGCGACTGCACGCCCGGTACCCGTTCCTCGAGGCTGCCCGCGACGCGGTGGCGACGGAGGCCGTCGACTTGGCCACCGTCGTCGAGCAGGACGAGGCGGTCGTCGACCGCGCTCGCGAGCGCGTCGTGGCGGCGCTCGAGGACGGCGAAACCGGCGAATCGCGGCGGGAGGCCCGCGTCGAGTTGCTCTCCTACCCGGTGGCGCGCGTGCTCGTCTCGATGGTCGAGGAAAACATCCTCGTACGGAAGTACGCCCGCGCCGAAGCCGCGACGGCCTACGACCGCTTTACGGCCGACCTCGAGGAGACGACCGAACTCAAAAGCGTCGAGTCGACGGGGCTCGACCTCGAGACGCTCCTCTCGGAGTTCGACCTCGACAGCGATGTCCGAGAGATCCCCGACGGCTACCAGATCGACGTCGGAACCTACCTGCCACTGGCGGAGGACTGCTGGGACGACGAGTGGCGACTCGTCAACCGCGCGCTGGCCGACGGCGAGGTACCGGTCTCGGAGGCCGAACTCCTCGTCTTGCTCCAGGAGGCCATCCGGAGTCGGATCGAGGAGGGGCTTCCGTTCGACGTTCCCGACGTCATCGCGACCGCGCTCGAGGAGGAAGAAGCCGAGATTCGGGAGGTACTTGCCGACCTCGAACTCACACGGGAGATCGACACCGTCGTTCCGGACCTGTTCCCGCCATGTATGAAGGCCCTGCTCGATCAGATTCAGAAGGGCGAACACCTCCCACACCACTCACGGTTTGCGATCACCGCCTTCCTGGCGAACATCGGGATGACGACCGACGAGATCGTCGATCTCTACCGCGTCAACTCGTCGTTCGGCGAGGAGATGACTCGCTACCAGACCGATCACATCCGCGGCGACTCCTCGCCGACGGAGTACTCCGCGCCCTCCTGTGCGACGATGCAGTCCTACGGCGACTGCGTGAACAAGGACGACCTCTGCGAGCGCATTCCGCATCCGATGGCCTACTACGAGGAGCGGATCGACGACGCCGACGACGACGAGGTCGAGGACTGGCGGGAGAAGGGCGACGAGAGTCAGGAAGCGAGCGGCGATTGA
- a CDS encoding alpha/beta fold hydrolase, with the protein MPRALRDDVSIYYEREESEDGGTPVVFVQGLGYGRWMWRWQREAVRDGYDVIAPDNRGTGQSDTGLPPILPRLPRKLRAPLIFKLAGYSIGGLAADLEAVLEDAGIREAHIVGASMGGMIAQRYAIEYTRAKTLTLCCTSHGGPDAVPVPEETQEFIFDVPKGASEREKLRHRMRPAFNERFTNRNPHLMDRILEWRLEQDAEDPAREAQAAAVLNFDVSDRLDSIRVPTLVLHGTDDQVVPAANATLLEEAIPNARLERFEGGSHLFFIEDAEDVNEELLAFLDEHE; encoded by the coding sequence ATGCCACGGGCGCTACGCGACGATGTGTCGATCTACTACGAGCGCGAGGAAAGCGAGGACGGCGGTACCCCTGTCGTCTTCGTGCAGGGACTGGGCTACGGCCGGTGGATGTGGCGGTGGCAGCGTGAGGCCGTCCGCGACGGCTACGACGTGATCGCGCCGGACAACCGCGGGACGGGCCAATCCGACACCGGACTGCCGCCGATCCTCCCGCGACTCCCCCGCAAACTCCGCGCGCCGCTCATCTTCAAACTGGCAGGGTACTCCATCGGGGGCCTCGCGGCCGATCTGGAGGCCGTCCTCGAGGACGCGGGCATTCGAGAGGCCCACATCGTCGGCGCGAGTATGGGCGGGATGATCGCCCAGCGCTACGCGATCGAGTACACCCGCGCGAAGACGCTCACGCTCTGTTGTACGAGCCACGGCGGTCCGGACGCCGTTCCGGTCCCAGAGGAGACTCAGGAGTTCATCTTCGACGTTCCGAAGGGGGCCAGCGAGCGTGAAAAACTCCGTCATCGCATGCGTCCCGCGTTCAACGAACGGTTCACGAACCGGAACCCGCACCTGATGGACCGGATCCTCGAGTGGCGACTCGAACAGGACGCCGAGGACCCGGCCCGGGAGGCACAGGCCGCCGCCGTCCTGAACTTCGATGTCAGCGACCGTCTCGACAGCATTCGAGTGCCGACGCTGGTTCTCCACGGAACCGACGATCAGGTCGTCCCCGCGGCGAACGCGACGTTACTCGAGGAGGCGATTCCGAACGCCCGACTCGAGCGGTTCGAGGGCGGCTCGCACCTGTTTTTCATCGAGGACGCCGAGGACGTGAACGAGGAACTGCTGGCGTTTCTCGACGAACACGAGTGA
- a CDS encoding HalOD1 output domain-containing protein, which yields MPSADDQTDASEAAELRYVATFDPDAGEQASDAVVTAVATLTGDSPVELSPLYEAVEPDALDSLVRHARRSDDAGVHQLWFSYEGFDVGVQSNGEIRIRRGPVAAEP from the coding sequence ATGCCCTCCGCAGACGATCAGACGGACGCCTCAGAGGCAGCCGAACTCCGATACGTCGCGACGTTCGATCCCGACGCCGGCGAGCAGGCGAGTGACGCCGTCGTAACGGCGGTCGCCACGCTTACCGGTGACTCCCCAGTGGAACTCAGCCCGCTCTACGAGGCCGTCGAACCCGACGCGCTCGACTCGCTCGTCCGACACGCCCGCCGCAGCGACGACGCCGGTGTCCACCAGCTGTGGTTCAGCTACGAAGGGTTCGACGTCGGCGTACAGAGCAACGGCGAGATTCGAATCCGACGGGGTCCCGTCGCGGCCGAGCCGTAA
- a CDS encoding DNA polymerase sliding clamp, giving the protein MFKAIVSAATLTSALDSVSVLVDECKIHLEEDGLEIRAVDPANVGMVDLSLEAAAFESYEADGGLIGVDLSRLEDIAGMAESGQLIQLELDEETRKLHIQIDGLEYTLALIDPDSIRQEPDIPDLDLPAEVILEGKDVNRSVKAADMVSDHIALGVKEADEYFYVDAEGDTDDVHLELTQEDLIDLQVGPAHSLFSLDYLKDMNKAIPSDTEVTLHLGEEFPVKIYFGFAEGQGQVTYMLAPRIQSD; this is encoded by the coding sequence ATGTTCAAGGCCATCGTGAGCGCGGCAACGCTCACCAGCGCGCTCGATTCGGTGAGCGTGCTGGTCGACGAGTGTAAAATTCACCTCGAGGAAGACGGCCTCGAGATTCGGGCCGTCGACCCCGCCAACGTCGGCATGGTCGACCTCTCGCTCGAAGCGGCGGCGTTCGAATCCTACGAAGCCGACGGCGGGCTGATCGGTGTCGACCTCTCGCGACTCGAGGATATCGCAGGCATGGCCGAATCCGGCCAGCTCATTCAGCTCGAACTCGACGAAGAGACGCGAAAACTCCACATCCAGATCGACGGGCTCGAGTACACCCTCGCGCTCATCGATCCCGACTCCATCCGACAGGAGCCGGACATTCCGGATCTCGACCTGCCCGCGGAGGTCATCCTCGAGGGTAAAGATGTCAACCGCTCGGTCAAAGCGGCCGACATGGTGAGCGATCACATCGCACTCGGCGTCAAGGAGGCAGACGAGTACTTCTACGTCGACGCGGAGGGCGACACCGACGACGTCCACCTCGAACTCACCCAGGAGGACCTGATCGACTTGCAGGTCGGTCCGGCCCACTCGCTGTTCTCGCTCGACTACCTCAAGGACATGAACAAGGCGATTCCCTCCGATACCGAGGTCACGCTCCATCTCGGCGAGGAGTTCCCCGTCAAGATCTACTTCGGCTTCGCGGAGGGGCAGGGACAGGTCACCTACATGCTCGCACCGCGCATTCAGAGCGACTGA
- a CDS encoding sugar phosphate nucleotidyltransferase, protein MSLPSAVVLAAGEGTRLRPLTRNRPKPMLPAGTRPILEHVFDQLIEAGIDSITVVVGYRGDRIRSYFGSSYREADLTYVRQDRQLGTGHALRAASSVVDGTTLVVNGDQLVDSRLIDDVVATHDADAAATIGLVRRQEIGEYGGVILEHDGTVTELVERPQDDRAYKLNAGVYAVEPSIFDAIRRTEPTNGESSLVDAVTTLIESDETVRGTVSDSYWLDATYPWDLLDLSDALFDTGVIDEAIAPSATVHGSATIRSPVVIDRDCEVGPGAVVGPHTCLGENVTVGSNAVVERSVIDADSRLGANATVVDCVTGIGVDVGHGSVVPGGPGDVRVGNRFFQDEPIGALLADRVTDRGGVTYAPGTIVGATATIAAGATICGTIEDEMEVRS, encoded by the coding sequence ATGAGTCTTCCTTCTGCGGTTGTCCTCGCGGCGGGCGAGGGAACCCGCCTCAGGCCGTTGACTCGAAATCGACCCAAACCGATGCTCCCGGCGGGAACCAGGCCCATCCTCGAGCACGTCTTCGATCAGTTGATCGAGGCTGGGATCGACTCGATCACGGTCGTCGTCGGCTACCGCGGCGACCGAATTCGGTCCTACTTCGGCTCGAGCTATCGGGAGGCCGACCTCACGTACGTCCGCCAGGATCGACAGCTCGGAACAGGCCACGCCCTCCGTGCTGCGTCGTCGGTCGTCGACGGAACGACCCTCGTCGTCAACGGTGATCAGCTCGTGGACAGCCGACTCATCGACGACGTTGTTGCCACGCACGACGCCGACGCCGCCGCGACGATCGGCCTCGTCAGGCGACAGGAGATCGGCGAGTACGGCGGCGTGATTCTCGAGCACGACGGCACCGTCACGGAGCTGGTCGAACGGCCGCAGGACGATCGAGCGTACAAACTCAACGCCGGCGTCTACGCAGTCGAGCCCTCGATCTTCGACGCGATCCGCCGAACGGAGCCGACCAACGGCGAGTCCTCGCTGGTCGACGCTGTTACGACGCTGATCGAGAGCGACGAGACGGTTCGCGGGACCGTCTCGGACAGCTACTGGCTCGACGCGACCTACCCGTGGGATCTGCTCGATCTCTCCGATGCGCTGTTCGACACCGGGGTGATCGACGAGGCGATCGCGCCGTCCGCGACCGTCCACGGCTCGGCGACGATCCGATCGCCGGTGGTGATCGACCGCGACTGCGAGGTCGGTCCCGGGGCGGTCGTCGGCCCGCACACCTGTCTCGGCGAGAACGTGACCGTCGGCTCGAACGCCGTCGTCGAGCGGAGCGTGATCGACGCCGACAGCCGCCTCGGCGCCAACGCGACGGTCGTCGACTGCGTGACCGGCATCGGTGTCGACGTCGGCCACGGGTCCGTCGTTCCGGGCGGACCTGGGGACGTTCGCGTCGGCAACCGGTTTTTCCAAGACGAGCCGATTGGGGCCTTACTCGCCGATCGGGTTACCGACCGCGGCGGCGTGACGTACGCGCCGGGGACCATCGTCGGGGCCACTGCGACGATCGCCGCCGGCGCGACGATCTGCGGCACGATCGAGGACGAAATGGAGGTGCGTTCCTGA
- the glmS gene encoding glutamine--fructose-6-phosphate transaminase (isomerizing): MCGIIGYAGGDSDDTVLERLLNGLSNLEYRGYDSAGIAVANAPLAVEKRQGELSELERALAGGGTEFDGSADSETGIGSDAVDGFDGPTGIGHTRWSTHGPPSDVNAHPHTSPDGSVAVVHNGIIENYRELREELSATGYEFRSDTDTEVVPHLIDRERAKGADRFAAFRAAIDRLDGSYAIAAVFPSCETIFVARDESPLVLGLGADGNFLASDVPAFIEYTNQVVYLDDGEFAAVSPSSVTVSDELGSVVEKSVETIDWDPEDAGKSGYDHYMRKEITEQPRAIRDCLRGRIEELGATVSLPELEELESPSAVQFVACGTSYHAGLFGERLLQRRGIPAQTFVASEYDADQLPVDEETLVVGVTQSGETADTMRALRGANRAGATTLALTNVVASSAARECDHVLYIRAGPEISVAATKSFASQQVTLSLLATALAETADPSSSASREHLRELRRLPDYIQSVLDDSNARSVAEAFLESDAYFFIGRGYNAPVALEGALKLKEITYRHAEGFPAGELKHGPLALVTEATPVFAVVSSREKTSATIGNVTEVQARGAPVVAVTDSPETVGSHADFVLEVPETHPAVMPIVANVQLQLVAYWLADALDRPIDKPRNLAKSVTVL; the protein is encoded by the coding sequence ATGTGCGGCATCATCGGTTACGCCGGCGGCGATTCGGACGATACCGTCCTCGAGCGACTTCTCAACGGTCTGTCGAACCTCGAGTACCGCGGCTACGACTCGGCCGGAATCGCGGTGGCGAACGCGCCGCTCGCTGTCGAAAAACGCCAGGGCGAACTCTCGGAACTCGAGCGGGCGCTCGCTGGCGGCGGTACCGAGTTCGACGGGAGCGCAGATTCGGAGACCGGGATCGGGAGCGACGCCGTCGACGGCTTCGACGGCCCGACGGGGATCGGCCACACGCGCTGGAGCACGCACGGCCCGCCGTCGGACGTCAACGCCCACCCGCACACGAGTCCCGACGGTTCGGTCGCCGTCGTCCACAACGGAATCATCGAGAACTACCGCGAACTCCGCGAGGAGCTGTCGGCGACCGGCTACGAGTTCCGGAGCGACACCGACACCGAGGTCGTCCCGCACCTCATCGATCGGGAGCGGGCGAAGGGTGCCGACCGCTTCGCCGCGTTTCGTGCGGCGATCGACCGACTCGATGGGAGTTACGCCATTGCCGCGGTGTTCCCCAGCTGCGAGACGATTTTCGTCGCCCGGGACGAGTCACCGCTCGTCCTCGGTCTCGGAGCCGACGGCAACTTCCTCGCGAGCGACGTTCCCGCGTTCATCGAGTACACGAACCAGGTCGTCTACCTCGACGATGGCGAGTTCGCGGCGGTCTCGCCCTCGTCGGTGACCGTCTCCGACGAGTTGGGCTCCGTCGTCGAGAAGTCGGTCGAGACGATCGACTGGGATCCGGAGGACGCCGGCAAGAGCGGCTACGACCACTACATGCGAAAGGAGATCACCGAACAGCCCCGCGCGATTCGGGACTGTCTGCGCGGTCGCATCGAAGAGCTGGGTGCTACCGTCTCGCTTCCCGAACTCGAGGAACTCGAGAGCCCGTCGGCGGTCCAGTTCGTCGCCTGCGGAACGTCTTATCACGCGGGCCTGTTCGGCGAGCGGCTGCTCCAGCGCCGCGGGATCCCCGCCCAGACGTTCGTCGCGAGCGAGTACGACGCCGACCAGCTGCCCGTCGACGAGGAAACGCTCGTCGTCGGCGTCACCCAGAGCGGCGAGACGGCCGACACGATGCGCGCGCTTCGGGGGGCCAACCGCGCCGGTGCCACGACGCTCGCGCTGACCAACGTCGTCGCCAGCTCTGCCGCACGGGAGTGCGACCACGTGCTCTACATCCGGGCCGGCCCGGAGATCAGCGTCGCCGCGACGAAGTCCTTCGCCTCCCAACAGGTCACCCTCTCGTTGCTCGCGACCGCGCTTGCCGAGACCGCGGATCCCTCCTCGTCCGCCTCGCGCGAGCACCTTCGCGAACTCCGGCGGCTTCCAGATTACATCCAGTCCGTACTGGACGATTCGAACGCCCGATCAGTCGCCGAGGCGTTTCTCGAGTCCGACGCTTACTTCTTCATCGGCCGAGGGTACAACGCGCCGGTCGCGCTCGAGGGGGCGTTGAAGCTCAAGGAGATCACGTACCGACACGCCGAGGGGTTCCCGGCCGGCGAGTTGAAACACGGGCCGCTGGCGCTTGTCACGGAGGCAACGCCGGTGTTCGCGGTCGTCTCGAGCCGGGAGAAGACGTCGGCGACGATCGGGAACGTGACGGAGGTGCAGGCTCGCGGAGCGCCGGTCGTCGCGGTGACCGATTCGCCGGAGACGGTCGGCAGCCACGCCGATTTCGTCCTCGAGGTGCCCGAGACGCATCCGGCTGTGATGCCGATCGTTGCGAACGTCCAGCTCCAGCTGGTCGCCTACTGGCTGGCCGACGCGCTCGATCGACCGATCGACAAACCGCGGAACTTGGCAAAGAGCGTCACCGTCCTGTAG
- the wecB gene encoding non-hydrolyzing UDP-N-acetylglucosamine 2-epimerase, giving the protein MRVCSIVGARPQFIKAAVVSRELRAVGEEVLVHTGQHYDEEMSDVFFDELGIPEPDFNLGVKSDTHGRQTAKMIAEIEPVVEETEPDVILLYGDTNSTLAGAIVGSKCDVVVAHVEAGLRSHNREMPEEINRVLTDHASDLRFAPSEQAVDALATEGITEGVYWTGDVMYDSILEVRERVADRSDVLDDLGLEAGEFILSTVHRQHNTDARANLESILDALSDAPLPVVFPAHPRTIDRLEEYGLRERAEEALEIIEPLGYLDFVRLLDTAERIATDSGGVQKEAFFLETPCVTMREETEWTETVDAGWNELVGADADAIREALRGDRTPEETPEPYGDGKASRRIADILQRHVDTAESELAVESLASD; this is encoded by the coding sequence ATGCGGGTCTGTTCGATCGTCGGCGCTCGGCCGCAGTTCATTAAGGCCGCGGTCGTCTCGCGGGAGCTGCGGGCGGTCGGCGAAGAGGTGTTAGTTCACACCGGCCAGCACTACGACGAGGAGATGTCGGACGTCTTCTTCGACGAACTCGGTATCCCGGAGCCGGACTTCAACCTCGGCGTGAAGTCGGACACCCACGGCCGCCAGACCGCGAAGATGATCGCCGAGATCGAACCCGTCGTCGAGGAGACCGAGCCAGATGTCATCCTGCTCTACGGCGACACGAACTCGACGCTCGCGGGAGCCATCGTCGGCTCGAAATGCGACGTGGTCGTCGCACACGTCGAAGCCGGCTTGCGCAGTCACAACCGCGAGATGCCAGAGGAGATCAACCGCGTGCTGACGGATCACGCCTCGGATCTCCGTTTCGCGCCGAGCGAGCAAGCTGTCGACGCACTCGCGACCGAGGGGATCACCGAGGGCGTCTACTGGACCGGCGACGTGATGTACGACAGCATTCTCGAGGTTCGCGAGCGGGTCGCGGATCGGTCGGACGTCCTCGACGACCTCGGACTCGAGGCGGGCGAGTTCATCCTCTCGACGGTCCACCGCCAGCACAATACGGACGCCCGGGCGAACCTCGAGTCCATTCTCGACGCTCTGTCAGATGCGCCGTTGCCGGTAGTGTTTCCGGCCCATCCCCGAACGATCGACCGACTCGAGGAGTACGGGCTTCGGGAGCGAGCGGAAGAAGCACTCGAGATCATCGAACCGCTGGGTTACCTCGACTTCGTTCGGCTGCTCGACACCGCCGAACGCATCGCGACGGACTCCGGCGGCGTCCAGAAGGAGGCGTTCTTCCTCGAGACGCCCTGCGTGACCATGCGGGAGGAGACGGAGTGGACGGAGACCGTCGACGCCGGCTGGAACGAACTCGTCGGGGCGGACGCGGACGCCATCCGCGAGGCGCTGCGGGGCGATCGGACGCCCGAGGAGACGCCCGAACCCTACGGCGACGGGAAAGCCAGCCGTCGGATCGCAGATATCCTCCAGCGACACGTCGACACCGCCGAGTCGGAGTTGGCGGTCGAGTCGCTGGCGTCGGACTGA
- a CDS encoding DUF354 domain-containing protein, with amino-acid sequence MKCLIFNNTPAHVHQYKHAVQRLEDRGHDVLVFARSDEFTETLLSYHDLPYETYGKRSESLQSLAWELPTHLYNIARRVRKFDPDVIFGKGPYAAAAGLMSRTPSIAVLDSETSFDHVVARPFVRAILTPSAFRKDLGSKHYKFSGVAESAYLHPDVFEPDPSIRDDLGVGADEPYAIVRLNAFNGHHDVGKKGFSLEQRRRLLSELSEHATIFVSDEGGKLDFDDLPARRFDLHPAKMHDALAAADLLVADTQTMVTEAALLGTPAIRSNSFVGEADMGNFIELEEAGLIRNLEEFEAVLEQSRELLADDSTTEIWERRRDEYVADMDNLTELICNIATSYGDTQPKQTAKPVTEVS; translated from the coding sequence ATGAAATGTTTGATCTTCAATAACACACCGGCTCACGTCCATCAGTACAAACACGCAGTCCAACGGCTCGAGGACCGCGGCCACGACGTCCTCGTCTTCGCCAGAAGCGACGAATTTACCGAAACGCTCCTCTCGTATCACGATCTCCCCTACGAAACCTACGGCAAGCGAAGCGAATCGCTTCAGTCGCTCGCCTGGGAACTCCCGACCCACCTGTACAACATCGCTCGCCGCGTCCGGAAGTTCGACCCGGACGTCATCTTCGGCAAAGGACCGTACGCGGCTGCTGCCGGCCTGATGTCCCGAACGCCGTCGATCGCCGTACTGGATTCTGAGACATCGTTCGATCACGTCGTCGCCCGCCCGTTCGTTCGGGCGATTCTGACGCCGAGTGCGTTCCGAAAGGACCTCGGGAGCAAACACTACAAGTTCTCGGGCGTCGCGGAGTCGGCCTACCTCCACCCGGACGTCTTCGAACCGGACCCCTCGATCCGGGACGATCTCGGCGTCGGGGCGGACGAGCCCTACGCCATCGTTCGGCTCAACGCGTTCAACGGCCACCACGACGTTGGGAAGAAGGGGTTCTCGCTTGAGCAACGCCGCCGGCTTCTCTCGGAGCTCTCCGAACACGCAACCATCTTTGTCTCCGACGAGGGCGGCAAGCTCGACTTCGACGACCTTCCGGCACGGCGGTTCGATCTCCATCCCGCGAAGATGCACGACGCGCTGGCGGCGGCCGACCTGCTGGTCGCGGACACCCAGACGATGGTCACCGAGGCCGCGCTGCTCGGGACGCCGGCCATCCGTTCGAACTCGTTCGTCGGCGAGGCGGACATGGGGAACTTCATCGAACTCGAGGAGGCGGGCCTGATCAGAAACCTCGAGGAGTTCGAGGCGGTCTTAGAGCAGTCGCGGGAACTGCTCGCTGACGACTCGACGACCGAAATCTGGGAACGGCGGCGAGACGAGTACGTCGCAGACATGGACAACCTGACGGAGCTGATCTGTAACATCGCGACCTCCTACGGCGATACGCAGCCGAAACAGACCGCCAAACCGGTCACGGAGGTGAGCTGA
- a CDS encoding 23S rRNA (uridine(2552)-2'-O)-methyltransferase, whose amino-acid sequence MTRKDDYYNRAKQQGYRSRAAYKLKQLDDLENVIEGRDTVVDLGAAPGGWLQVAAEKVGPQGTVIGVDLQRIKDLEDPALVDQVETLRGDMTEEKTRERVVEAAGGKVDAVVSDMAPNMSGEYSLDQARSLYLARQAFETALELLDTGGNFVVKVFEGPDVDEFRADVEEEFQYVRVTSPKASREESSEIFFIAKGRLTAPVATGDELEVEIIDVGSEGDGIASVEGYRLFVPSTEKGDVVTVRVEDVKPNFGFAEPLEDD is encoded by the coding sequence ATGACACGAAAAGACGACTACTACAACCGAGCGAAACAGCAGGGCTACCGCAGTCGCGCCGCGTACAAGCTCAAACAGCTCGACGACCTCGAGAACGTCATTGAGGGCCGAGACACGGTCGTCGACCTCGGTGCCGCCCCCGGCGGCTGGCTGCAGGTCGCCGCCGAAAAGGTCGGTCCCCAGGGGACCGTCATCGGGGTCGACCTCCAGCGGATCAAGGACCTCGAGGATCCGGCGCTGGTCGATCAGGTCGAAACCCTCCGCGGGGACATGACCGAGGAGAAAACTCGCGAGCGGGTCGTCGAGGCCGCGGGCGGCAAGGTCGATGCCGTCGTCTCGGACATGGCACCCAACATGTCCGGTGAGTACTCGCTCGACCAGGCTCGGTCGCTGTACCTCGCGCGACAGGCGTTCGAGACCGCTCTCGAACTGCTCGACACCGGCGGCAACTTCGTCGTCAAGGTCTTCGAGGGACCGGACGTCGACGAGTTCCGGGCGGACGTCGAGGAGGAGTTCCAGTACGTTCGCGTTACGTCGCCGAAAGCCAGCCGCGAGGAGTCCTCCGAGATCTTCTTCATCGCGAAGGGACGGCTCACCGCCCCGGTCGCGACGGGCGACGAACTCGAGGTCGAGATCATCGACGTCGGCAGCGAGGGCGACGGCATCGCAAGCGTCGAGGGCTACCGGCTGTTCGTCCCGTCGACCGAGAAGGGCGACGTCGTCACGGTCCGCGTCGAGGACGTTAAACCGAACTTCGGGTTCGCGGAGCCCCTCGAGGACGACTGA
- a CDS encoding ribbon-helix-helix protein, CopG family: MPKISVEVPQELLDDLDDHVGDDGKFVNRSDAIRASIRKTLDILDEIDERHDRLEDDERD, translated from the coding sequence ATGCCAAAGATCAGCGTCGAAGTTCCGCAGGAACTCCTCGACGATCTCGACGACCACGTCGGCGACGACGGCAAGTTCGTCAACCGCAGCGACGCGATCCGTGCCTCGATCCGGAAGACGCTCGATATCTTGGACGAGATCGACGAACGCCACGATCGACTCGAGGACGACGAACGCGACTAG